A single Nitrosospira multiformis ATCC 25196 DNA region contains:
- the atpE gene encoding F0F1 ATP synthase subunit C encodes MENLQFLAMIQAYTGIGIGLMIGLGAAGACIGIGIMCSSFLEGAARQPEMIPTLQGKVFLLLGLIDASFIIGVGLAMLFAFGNPLLAVIK; translated from the coding sequence ATGGAGAATTTGCAATTCCTGGCCATGATTCAGGCATACACGGGCATCGGCATCGGCCTGATGATCGGTCTCGGCGCGGCCGGTGCCTGTATCGGTATCGGCATTATGTGCAGCAGCTTCCTGGAAGGTGCGGCGCGTCAGCCGGAAATGATCCCGACGCTGCAAGGAAAAGTGTTCCTGCTGCTCGGCCTGATCGACGCGTCATTCATTATCGGTGTGGGGCTCGCGATGCTTTTCGCGTTCGGCAATCCGTTGCTGGCCGTAATCAAGTAA
- a CDS encoding F0F1 ATP synthase subunit B produces MNINFTLISQAMAFAIFIWFTVRFVWPPLMRAIENRQKTIAEGLAAGERGKRELELASQRSGDVVREAKQRASDIIAQAEKRAAEIVDEAKVAAREEGDRILVGAKAEVEQEVFRAKEVLRQQVAGLALAGAAKILRREVDEKAHAELLASLKAEL; encoded by the coding sequence ATGAACATAAACTTCACGCTTATTTCCCAGGCAATGGCATTTGCCATCTTCATCTGGTTCACGGTCAGGTTTGTGTGGCCTCCATTGATGCGCGCAATCGAGAATCGTCAGAAAACGATCGCCGAAGGTTTGGCTGCGGGCGAACGTGGCAAGCGCGAACTGGAACTGGCAAGTCAACGCTCAGGCGACGTCGTCCGGGAGGCCAAGCAGCGTGCATCCGATATCATCGCGCAGGCAGAAAAGCGTGCCGCAGAGATCGTGGATGAAGCCAAAGTAGCCGCAAGAGAAGAGGGCGACCGCATTCTTGTGGGTGCCAAGGCAGAGGTGGAGCAGGAAGTGTTTCGCGCAAAGGAAGTTTTGCGCCAGCAGGTGGCGGGCCTGGCGTTGGCGGGGGCTGCCAAGATCCTCCGGCGCGAGGTGGATGAAAAAGCCCACGCCGAACTGCTTGCATCCCTCAAGGCGGAGCTCTAG
- a CDS encoding F0F1 ATP synthase subunit delta, with the protein MAETRTIARPYAEAVFKLAKNQNDLARWADTLQLAAAVAADENVRSLIGNPKISSRKLGELFLSVCGNRLNEEGRNFILLLAENGRLEILPEVNELYEQLKTRHEGVLDAKVISAFAMSDAQLKDLVTDLEAKFKRKIEAKVSVDADLIGGVIVEIGDEVLDASVRGKLEAMAVALKS; encoded by the coding sequence ATGGCCGAAACTCGCACGATTGCCCGGCCTTATGCGGAGGCAGTCTTCAAACTTGCAAAAAACCAGAATGATCTCGCCCGCTGGGCAGACACATTGCAGTTGGCGGCCGCTGTCGCGGCCGACGAAAATGTCCGTTCATTGATCGGCAACCCCAAGATATCTTCCCGAAAACTGGGCGAGCTTTTTTTGAGCGTTTGCGGGAACAGGCTCAATGAAGAAGGTCGCAATTTCATCTTACTGCTGGCGGAAAACGGCAGGCTTGAAATTTTGCCCGAGGTAAATGAGTTGTATGAGCAACTCAAGACCCGTCATGAAGGCGTGCTGGATGCCAAAGTTATTTCTGCTTTTGCCATGAGCGATGCTCAATTGAAGGATCTGGTGACTGATCTCGAGGCCAAGTTCAAGCGCAAGATAGAGGCAAAAGTGAGCGTCGACGCGGATTTGATAGGCGGCGTGATAGTCGAAATAGGCGATGAGGTGCTTGACGCCTCCGTGCGAGGAAAACTGGAAGCCATGGCTGTTGCACTTAAAAGCTAG